The DNA window GCACGGCATCGGCAATTTCCAGGCTGTAATGGGATGAATCCCACCCCAGGCGCACTTTTACCGTCACCGGCAGATGTGCCGGCACGGCGGCGCGCATCGCCTTCACCCCTTGATAAATCAGCTCCGGCTCTTTGAGCAGCGTCGCCCCGCCGCCGCTGCCGTTAACCGTTTTTGACGGGCAGCCGCAGTTCAGATCAACACCATAAGAACCCAGCGCCACCGCCCGGGCCGCGTTTTCCGCCAGCCACTGCGGGTATTGGCCAAGCAGTTGAATACGCACCAGAGTGCCAGACGGAGTACGGCTGGCATGACGCAATTCCGGGCACAGCCGGTAGAACAATTTTTCCGGCAGCAGTTGGTCGACAACGCGCAGGAACTCGGTGATGCAAAGATCGTAATCGTTCACTTCGGTGAGCAATTCACGCACCAAAGAATCGAGCACCCCTTCCATCGGAGCCAGTAACACACGCATGAACAAACCACCCCAGCCAAAAAGACGCGCAATGATACGGGCTAATGCCTGCGCGCGACAAGCCCATCATGCAACAATCCGCCGCGGTACCGGCGCGCCGTCGATAAACGCCTGAATATCCTCCACCGCCTGCTGAAAGTAAGTGCGATAGTTACTGTCGGCGACATAGCCCAGGTGCGGCGTCGCCAGCACGTTAGGCAAGCGGCGCAATGGATGGTCGCCCGGCAGCGGCTCTTGCTCAAACACGTCCAGGCCGGCGCCGGCGATCCAGCCCTGTTGCAAGGCTTCAAGCAAGGCTGGCTGATCCACAATGGCCGCCCGCGAGGTATTAATCAGGAAAGCCCCAGGCTTCATTGCGCGCAGTTCGCTCCGCCCCACCAGGCCACGGCTGCGTTCACTCAGCACCAGGTGCACGGAGAGCACATCGCTTTGCTCAAACAGCGCCTGCTTGGATGGCGCCAGGGTTACGCCCACTTCGGCCGCCCGCTGCGCCGTCAGGTTCTGGCTCCAGGCGATAACGCGCATGCCAAACGCCTGCCCTACCGCCGCCATTCGGCTGCCGATTTTGCCAAGCCCTAGCAGCCCGAGGGTTTTGCCATGCAGGCTAACCCCCACCTGCTGTTGCCACGGCCCGTTGTGGCGCAGGCCGTTGCTTTCCGTCATCAGGTGTTTGGTCAGGCCAAGGATTAACGCCCAGGTCAATTCCATCGGCGGTGCGGAACCGCTGTCGGTCCCGCACACCACCACGCCCTGGCGCGCCGCAGCGGCCAAATCCACGGCGGCATTGCGCATCCCCGAGGTCACCAACAGCTTCAGCGCCGGCAAGCGGGCCAACAGCGTTGCCGTGATCGGCGTGCGCTCACGCATAATCACCACAATCGCGCAATCGTTGAGCCGTGCGGCCAACTGCGCCTCGTCGGCGATATGTTCACTGATGCTAAACACCTCAACCCGATCGGCAATCGGCGCCCAATCCGCCATCGCCAGCGCCACCTGCTGGTAATCGTCGAGTATGGCACATTTGAGTTTCATTCATGTTCCCCTCACCGGCACATTCCGCCGCATTACAGCGTAGTACGGATCGGGGCGTTCAGCTGCAACAAACGGCGCCGGCACGCCGTTAATGCCGGGCGGTTAACATTTTCGCAAGCCGCCGACGAGGAAATGACGATAAAAAAATGCCAGCCGGATCGCTCTGGCTGGCATTGAAGGAACCGCGCGCGTGGTATTCGCGCCGCGTTATTTATTCCGTAGGCTTACGGCTGCGCGGGCGGCGTGCTGGCGCACCGCTGCGGCGCTGGCCTTCACCCTGCGGGCGCGCATGGCCGCCTTCGCGGCTTTCGCGTTGGCCGCTGCCGTTGGCAGAGCGCTGACCGCCACCTTGACTACGGCGCTGCCCACCGCCATTGCCGCGCGGCGCACCACGCCCGCCGCCCTGGCGACCGTTGATGATCGGCTCCGCCTTGATGGACGGATCCGGCTCATAGCCCGGGATAGCAATGCGCGGAATTTCGCGTTTCAGCAGCCGTTCGATATCGCGCAGCAGTTTGTGCTCATCAACGCAAACCAGTGAAATAGCTTCGCCGGTGCGTTCAGCACGGCCGGTACGGCCAATACGGTGCACGTAGTCTTCCGGCACGTTAGGCAGTTCGTAGTTCACGACGTGCGGCAACTGATCGATATCCAGACCGCGAGCGGCGATATCAGTCGCAACCAGCACGCGGATCCTGCCATCTTTAAAATCGGACAGCGCACGGGTACGCGCGCCCTGGCTCTTGTTGCCATGAATAGCGGCGGCGGTAATGCCGTCCTTATTCAACTGCTCCGCCAGGTGGTTAGCACCGTGTTTGGTGCGGTTAAACACCAGCACCTGCCGCCAGTCGCCGGCGCCGATCATCTGGGAAAGCAGCTCGCGCTTACGCTTTTTATCCACAAAGTGCACGCTCTGCGCCACTTGCTCAGAGGCGGTATTGCGGCGCGCCACTTCAACAGAGGCCGGGTTATGCAGCAGTTTGCTCGCCAGCCCTTTGATATCGTCCGAGAACGTGGCGGAGAACAGCAGGTTCTGGCGTTTTGACGGCAGCTTGGCCAGCACGCGGCGGATATCGTGGATGAACCCCATATCCAGCATGCGGTCGGCTTCATCCAGCACCAGAATTTCAATTTTCGACAGATCTACTGCGTTCTGGTGTTCCAGATCCAGCAGGCGCCCCGGCGTTGCCACCAGAATGTCGACGCCGCCGCGCAGCTTCATCATCTGCGGGTTGATGCTCACACCGCCGAACACCACCAGCGAACGCAGGCGCAGGTGTTTGCTATAAGCCACGACGTTTTCGCCGATCTGCGCCGCCAATTCACGGGTTGGCGTCAGGATCAGCGCCCGCACCGGGCGGCGGCCTTTGGCCGCATGGTCATGTTTGCTCAGCAATTGCAGTAACGGCAGGGTAAAACCGGCGGTTTTCCCGGTGCCGGTCTGGGCGCTGGCCATCAGATCGCGGCCTTCCAATACCACAGGAATGGCCTGACGCTGGATTGGCGTAGGTTCACGATAGCCCTGTTCTTCAACAGCGCGCAGAATTTCAGCACTTAAGCCGAGGTTTTCAAATGACATAGTAGAGAAAAACTCCAGATCCCCCCTAACCTGAACATCAGTTCGGTGCAGTTTCCTGGGAGGATGATCAGACGGGGCATAAGGATGTGCCCGGCATTCAGCCGCTGGCAACATTCCCGGGATGACCACGAGGGATTGGCACAAACTGCAGTGCACCAAGCGGGTGATTGTAGCAGAAGTCGAAGAAAAAAAAGCAATTTTACGTGATGAAACGCACAATGCCGCTGCAACACGCGAAAAACGCCATCAAACCTGGCTGGCCGCGAAGGAGAAAAACGCACGGGCCGGTTTACATGGCCCACTACGAAGCCTAAAGTTAATCATATGATTGATTAATTTTTATGGATTCGCGTTATGCCTTCAGCGGAGAACAAACAGGTTGCCAGCCAGGCACGCGGCGAACAGGCGCGCCAGCAGCTGATCGCCGCCGCCATTGAGGTGTTTGGCGAATACGGCCTGCGCGGCGCCACCACGCGGGAAATCGCCCGGCTGGCCGGGCAAAATATCGCCGCTATTACCTACTACTTCAATTCAAAAGAAGGCCTGTATCGTGCCGTAGCGCAGTGGATCGCTGATTTTTTCCAGCAAGTATTCGGCCCGCTGGCTGAAGAAATTGAGCGCTTCTGGCTGCTGCCGGCCGCACAGCGCCCGCCTGAAAGCTACCTGCACTACCTTAAGCGCGGGCTGCTGATGTTCAGTGAACTGATGACTCAGCCGCAAACCATCAAGATAAGCAAAATCATGTCACGCGAGCAGTTGTCACCCACCGATGTCTTCCCGCTGATCCACGAGCAGATAACGGCGCCGGTGCATAGACAACTGTGCCGGTTGCTGGCGGCCAGTACCGGCATGGCGCCGGAATCGGACAAAGTCGTGCTGCATACCCATGCGCTGATCGGCGAAGTCCTGGCGTTCCGCGTGGCGCGAGAAACCATCTGCCGCCAGGTCGGTTGGCAACAGATTGGCGAGGAACAGGCGGCGCAGATCAGGGCCGTATTGGTTGAACATATTGATCTTCTGGTTCACGGGTTGCGCCAGCGCTATGGCGCATAAAAAACGTTGGCAGGGAGTGTTATGAACAAGAAAAGAAGTGCCGTTGTGGTAGTGGCTATCTTGGCAATCGCCGCCGCCGTCTATGGATTTTTATCTTACCAACAACGGCAAAACACGCCGCTGACGCTGTACGGTAACGTCGATATCCGCACCGTCAATCTCGGTTTCCGCGTTGATGGCCGACTGGCTTCGCTGGCGGTTGATGAAGGCGATCGCGTTCAGCTGGGGCAACCGCTCGGCAAGCTGGACGATGGCCCCTACATCAACGCGCTGCGGCAAGCAGAGGCCAACGCCGGTAGCGCGCAGGCCAAGCTGGATCTGCTGCTGGCCGGCTACCGCAATGAAGAGATCGCCCAGGTGCGCGCAGAGGTGGCGCAACGGCAATCGGCATTCAGCTATGCCGACAGCTTTTTGAAACGCCAGCAGGGGCTGTGGGCCAAAAACGCCACGTCCGCCGATGCATTGGAAGATGCCCGTACCGCGCGTAACCAGGCGCAGGCCAATCTGCAGGCGGCAAAAGATAAACTCACCCAATACCAGAGCGGCAACCGGCCGCAGGAAATCGAACAGGCCAGGGCCGATCTGGCCCAAAGCCAGGCGGCATTGGCACAGGCGCAGCTCAACCTGCAGGATACCGCCCTGCTGGCGCCATCCGCCGGTACGGTGCTGACCCGTGCGGTGGAGCCGGGCACCATGCTCAGCGCCAGCAGCACCGTGTTCACCGTTTCGCTAACCAACCCGGTTTGGGTGCGCGCCTATGTCAGCGAAGCCCACCTGGGCCAGGCGGTGCCGGGCACCGGGCTTGCCATTTACACCGACAGCCGGCCGGATAAACCCTATCACGGCAGGATCGGCTTTGTTTCCCCCACCGCCGAATTCACGCCAAAAAGCGTCGAAACGCCGGATCTACGCACCGATCTGGTCTACCGTCTGCGCGTGGTGGTGACCGACGCCGACGATGCCCTGCGTCAGGGGATGCCGGTGACGCTGCGCTTTGACAACGGCGCCGCCCAGTAGGATTCGGCGCAGGCTGCCCGCCAGCCTGCAAAACGCTATACCTCGTGATAGCTTCTGACGTTTAGGGATGTCATGGAACAGGCAC is part of the Gibbsiella quercinecans genome and encodes:
- the dusC gene encoding tRNA dihydrouridine(16) synthase DusC, yielding MRVLLAPMEGVLDSLVRELLTEVNDYDLCITEFLRVVDQLLPEKLFYRLCPELRHASRTPSGTLVRIQLLGQYPQWLAENAARAVALGSYGVDLNCGCPSKTVNGSGGGATLLKEPELIYQGVKAMRAAVPAHLPVTVKVRLGWDSSHYSLEIADAVQQAGATELAVHGRTKEDGYKAERINWQAIGEIRRRLTIPVIANGEIWDYQSAQDCLQATGCDAVMLGRGALNIPNLSRVVKYNEPRMPWPDVMQLLLKYAYLEKQGDTGLYHVARIKQWLGYLRKEYNEASEMFSEIRALTRSADIARAIFRNAEIA
- a CDS encoding D-2-hydroxyacid dehydrogenase family protein, with translation MKLKCAILDDYQQVALAMADWAPIADRVEVFSISEHIADEAQLAARLNDCAIVVIMRERTPITATLLARLPALKLLVTSGMRNAAVDLAAAARQGVVVCGTDSGSAPPMELTWALILGLTKHLMTESNGLRHNGPWQQQVGVSLHGKTLGLLGLGKIGSRMAAVGQAFGMRVIAWSQNLTAQRAAEVGVTLAPSKQALFEQSDVLSVHLVLSERSRGLVGRSELRAMKPGAFLINTSRAAIVDQPALLEALQQGWIAGAGLDVFEQEPLPGDHPLRRLPNVLATPHLGYVADSNYRTYFQQAVEDIQAFIDGAPVPRRIVA
- the rhlE gene encoding ATP-dependent RNA helicase RhlE, which encodes MSFENLGLSAEILRAVEEQGYREPTPIQRQAIPVVLEGRDLMASAQTGTGKTAGFTLPLLQLLSKHDHAAKGRRPVRALILTPTRELAAQIGENVVAYSKHLRLRSLVVFGGVSINPQMMKLRGGVDILVATPGRLLDLEHQNAVDLSKIEILVLDEADRMLDMGFIHDIRRVLAKLPSKRQNLLFSATFSDDIKGLASKLLHNPASVEVARRNTASEQVAQSVHFVDKKRKRELLSQMIGAGDWRQVLVFNRTKHGANHLAEQLNKDGITAAAIHGNKSQGARTRALSDFKDGRIRVLVATDIAARGLDIDQLPHVVNYELPNVPEDYVHRIGRTGRAERTGEAISLVCVDEHKLLRDIERLLKREIPRIAIPGYEPDPSIKAEPIINGRQGGGRGAPRGNGGGQRRSQGGGQRSANGSGQRESREGGHARPQGEGQRRSGAPARRPRSRKPTE
- the cecR gene encoding transcriptional regulator CecR gives rise to the protein MPSAENKQVASQARGEQARQQLIAAAIEVFGEYGLRGATTREIARLAGQNIAAITYYFNSKEGLYRAVAQWIADFFQQVFGPLAEEIERFWLLPAAQRPPESYLHYLKRGLLMFSELMTQPQTIKISKIMSREQLSPTDVFPLIHEQITAPVHRQLCRLLAASTGMAPESDKVVLHTHALIGEVLAFRVARETICRQVGWQQIGEEQAAQIRAVLVEHIDLLVHGLRQRYGA
- the hlyD gene encoding secretion protein HlyD; this translates as MNKKRSAVVVVAILAIAAAVYGFLSYQQRQNTPLTLYGNVDIRTVNLGFRVDGRLASLAVDEGDRVQLGQPLGKLDDGPYINALRQAEANAGSAQAKLDLLLAGYRNEEIAQVRAEVAQRQSAFSYADSFLKRQQGLWAKNATSADALEDARTARNQAQANLQAAKDKLTQYQSGNRPQEIEQARADLAQSQAALAQAQLNLQDTALLAPSAGTVLTRAVEPGTMLSASSTVFTVSLTNPVWVRAYVSEAHLGQAVPGTGLAIYTDSRPDKPYHGRIGFVSPTAEFTPKSVETPDLRTDLVYRLRVVVTDADDALRQGMPVTLRFDNGAAQ